The following coding sequences lie in one uncultured Celeribacter sp. genomic window:
- a CDS encoding flagellar biosynthesis protein: MSSLFPLEDFGAAPKPRAKAQKVQDVVPQPAPPVRPSEEEIEANRMAAYEQGYKAGWDDATRAEGEDQSRIGAEFARNLQDLGFTFHEARSHVMKALEPLLTEMVSKVLPNLVNETLGQTILEELLPMAENASDAPIQIVVSPASRPAIQRLIDDSLTIPLDIIEEPSLAEGQVYLRMGELEKKIDMDAAVDKIGKAINAVYALNEEAMKHG; encoded by the coding sequence ATGAGCTCTTTGTTTCCACTTGAGGATTTCGGGGCGGCGCCCAAGCCAAGAGCGAAAGCACAAAAGGTGCAGGATGTTGTCCCGCAGCCTGCGCCACCTGTCAGGCCCTCAGAAGAGGAAATCGAAGCCAATCGTATGGCTGCCTATGAACAAGGCTACAAGGCGGGCTGGGATGACGCAACTCGTGCCGAAGGTGAAGACCAATCCAGAATCGGGGCAGAGTTTGCGCGCAATCTTCAAGATTTAGGCTTCACATTTCATGAAGCTCGTTCACATGTTATGAAAGCACTTGAACCGCTTTTGACAGAAATGGTGAGCAAGGTTCTCCCAAATCTTGTCAACGAAACCCTTGGTCAGACCATTCTCGAAGAACTTTTGCCAATGGCGGAGAACGCTTCGGATGCACCGATACAAATTGTTGTTTCTCCAGCATCACGTCCGGCAATTCAGCGTCTTATTGACGACTCGTTAACCATTCCATTGGACATCATTGAAGAACCAAGTCTCGCCGAAGGTCAGGTCTATCTGCGCATGGGAGAGCTTGAGAAAAAGATCGATATGGATGCCGCCGTGGACAAAATCGGCAAGGCGATCAATGCCGTCTACGCCCTGAATGAGGAGGCCATGAAACATGGTTGA
- a CDS encoding FliM/FliN family flagellar motor switch protein, with protein MVEQTEDTAANPFSQVPIEITISVGKARPLVKDLLKLQSDSILPLDRNVEDPVELYVGDKLIARGELQELEGGQAGQLAVRLIEVADLKNGL; from the coding sequence ATGGTTGAACAGACTGAAGACACTGCCGCGAATCCGTTTTCTCAGGTTCCTATCGAGATCACGATCTCCGTCGGCAAAGCGCGCCCGCTTGTGAAGGATTTGCTGAAATTGCAAAGCGACAGCATCTTGCCATTGGATCGCAATGTTGAAGATCCGGTAGAGCTTTACGTAGGCGATAAACTGATCGCGCGTGGAGAATTGCAGGAGCTGGAGGGCGGGCAAGCCGGTCAATTGGCAGTGCGTCTCATCGAGGTTGCCGATCTGAAAAACGGGTTGTGA
- the fliP gene encoding flagellar type III secretion system pore protein FliP (The bacterial flagellar biogenesis protein FliP forms a type III secretion system (T3SS)-type pore required for flagellar assembly.) yields MRLSAPLLLLVVSFLVIGETASAQAITLDLGDDGSLATRSIQLLLLITVLSIVPGIAITLTCFPFIVTVLSILRQAIGLQQSPPNMLMISLAMFLTYFVMEPVFTESWAIGIQPYVNGDIPLEQAFQLSIDPFRGFMSNRIDPDTFQQLQELRTDFSDVNGVARDAPLSLLVPSFLLSEVERAFQIGFLIFLPFLIIDLVVSAILMSMGMMMVPPAIVSLPFKLAFFVVSDGWALISSALVRSYF; encoded by the coding sequence ATGCGGCTTTCTGCACCTTTGCTTCTGCTGGTCGTCAGTTTTTTGGTGATCGGGGAAACGGCCAGCGCACAGGCCATCACGCTCGATCTCGGTGACGACGGTTCACTTGCAACACGATCCATTCAGCTGTTGCTGCTCATCACGGTGCTCAGCATCGTGCCTGGGATCGCCATCACACTGACCTGTTTTCCATTCATCGTGACAGTTTTGTCGATTTTGCGACAAGCCATCGGTCTGCAACAATCGCCCCCGAACATGTTGATGATCAGCCTCGCGATGTTTCTCACCTATTTTGTGATGGAGCCGGTTTTCACAGAAAGCTGGGCGATCGGCATTCAGCCTTACGTGAACGGCGACATCCCTCTCGAGCAAGCCTTCCAGCTATCAATTGATCCCTTTCGAGGTTTCATGTCGAACCGGATTGATCCCGATACATTTCAACAGCTCCAAGAGCTTCGCACAGATTTTAGCGATGTGAACGGTGTGGCCCGCGACGCGCCTCTGTCCCTTTTGGTGCCATCTTTCCTTCTTTCAGAAGTCGAGCGCGCCTTTCAGATCGGCTTTCTCATTTTTCTTCCTTTCCTCATTATCGACCTCGTCGTCTCGGCAATCCTGATGTCCATGGGCATGATGATGGTCCCTCCGGCCATTGTTTCCTTGCCCTTCAAACTGGCCTTTTTCGTTGTCTCTGACGGCTGGGCTTTGATTTCCAGCGCACTGGTTCGCAGCTATTTCTAA
- a CDS encoding flagellar basal body P-ring protein FlgI codes for MLKLLTSLLLTVLLAMPAVANPIRIKDLVEFDGVRGNDLVGYGLVVGLNGTGDGIRNAPFTEEIMSNILERLGVNITGEQFRPKNVAAVFVTATLPPFSRTGGKIDVTVSAIGDAKSLLGGTLIMTPLNAPDGQIYAVAQGTVIAGGASAEGDGASVVQGVPTAGVIPSGARVEREIDFDFTQLKSVRLALRNPDFTTAERIENAINQNFGRVVSRMLDAGTVILDIKATKELSPAHALGRVENISVQPERKARVVVDQRSGTIVMGEDVRISRVAVSQGNLTLRIQEEPLVVQPNPFSEGGTVVVPRTQASIQEEPGIGLAEVREGTSLSEVIAGLNALGVSPRDMIDILKSIKAAGALHAEFLVR; via the coding sequence ATGCTTAAACTTCTCACGTCTCTTCTACTCACTGTTCTCTTGGCGATGCCGGCTGTCGCCAACCCGATTCGGATCAAGGATCTCGTTGAATTCGATGGTGTGCGCGGCAACGATCTTGTCGGCTACGGTCTTGTCGTTGGTTTGAATGGAACTGGCGATGGCATTCGAAATGCGCCTTTCACCGAAGAAATCATGTCTAATATTCTTGAGCGTCTCGGTGTGAATATAACGGGCGAACAGTTTCGTCCTAAAAACGTAGCCGCCGTCTTTGTGACGGCAACCTTGCCCCCGTTTTCGCGAACAGGCGGCAAAATTGACGTGACAGTTTCGGCGATTGGCGATGCGAAAAGTCTCTTGGGCGGCACCCTTATCATGACGCCACTCAATGCCCCCGATGGTCAGATCTATGCCGTCGCTCAAGGCACGGTCATTGCTGGCGGTGCCTCGGCCGAAGGCGATGGTGCCTCTGTTGTACAGGGCGTCCCGACGGCAGGTGTGATTCCTTCTGGCGCCCGTGTAGAGCGTGAGATTGATTTTGATTTCACGCAGCTCAAATCGGTGCGCCTGGCATTGCGCAACCCAGATTTCACGACCGCAGAGAGAATTGAAAATGCGATCAATCAGAATTTCGGTCGTGTGGTGTCGCGCATGCTTGATGCCGGTACGGTGATTTTGGACATCAAAGCGACAAAGGAATTATCTCCGGCGCATGCCTTGGGGCGGGTGGAAAATATTTCTGTTCAGCCGGAACGCAAAGCGCGGGTCGTGGTTGATCAACGATCCGGTACAATCGTGATGGGCGAGGATGTGCGAATTTCACGTGTGGCCGTGAGCCAGGGCAACCTGACGCTGCGTATTCAGGAAGAGCCACTCGTGGTTCAACCCAACCCCTTCTCAGAGGGCGGAACGGTGGTGGTGCCAAGAACGCAAGCCTCAATTCAGGAAGAGCCAGGCATAGGCCTTGCGGAGGTCAGAGAGGGGACTTCTTTGTCAGAAGTGATTGCGGGGCTGAATGCGCTGGGCGTGTCTCCGCGCGACATGATCGACATCCTGAAAAGTATTAAAGCTGCAGGTGCTCTGCATGCGGAGTTCTTGGTGCGGTAA
- a CDS encoding flagellin, with translation MSTISFGDMAASIRNMRITTQTKQDLDRYNYEVASGEKYDLSSSVSGDFSPLASIERSLRTLGSYDIAIQEADLFATALQSSFGSVSSHVAKLSSSLLTASTNADATSVSVAAKDARTRFDAVVSTLNARIGDRALLSGAATGKTALISADDMMSELMTAVAGATTVADVETIVDDWFMSSGGGYETTAYQGSANPLSPFSLGENEKVKLEITAQNDSIRETLMGLAVASLVDEGVFEGDVGAQASLLRSAGETLMGAQAGLADLQAQVGSIEARIEEANLSNSAMTYSYELAKSEIISADPYESASMLTQTETQLQLIYTLTARMSQLSLADYI, from the coding sequence ATGAGCACGATTTCTTTCGGCGATATGGCTGCCTCCATTCGCAACATGAGGATCACCACACAGACCAAACAGGACCTTGATAGATATAATTACGAGGTCGCAAGCGGAGAAAAATATGACCTGTCTTCATCGGTCTCAGGTGATTTCTCCCCCTTGGCGTCGATTGAACGTTCTCTGCGGACATTGGGTTCATATGATATTGCGATACAGGAGGCGGACCTCTTTGCGACGGCATTGCAATCGAGTTTTGGCTCAGTCTCATCACATGTCGCGAAGCTTTCTTCGAGTTTGCTGACTGCGTCGACGAACGCTGATGCGACAAGTGTCTCCGTTGCCGCGAAAGATGCACGTACAAGGTTTGATGCAGTTGTTTCGACGTTGAATGCCCGCATTGGCGACCGCGCGCTTCTGAGTGGCGCGGCAACTGGTAAAACTGCGCTCATCTCTGCCGATGACATGATGAGTGAATTGATGACAGCGGTTGCGGGTGCGACCACGGTCGCTGACGTTGAGACGATTGTCGACGATTGGTTTATGTCCAGTGGCGGCGGTTATGAAACCACGGCCTATCAAGGCTCGGCAAATCCTCTGTCACCATTTTCTCTTGGGGAAAATGAAAAAGTAAAACTGGAGATCACGGCACAGAACGACTCCATTCGCGAGACACTCATGGGCTTGGCCGTGGCCTCGCTGGTCGACGAAGGGGTTTTCGAAGGCGACGTTGGTGCCCAAGCTTCGCTACTGCGCAGTGCTGGTGAAACGCTGATGGGCGCCCAAGCTGGTTTGGCCGATCTCCAGGCGCAAGTCGGTTCGATTGAGGCGCGTATCGAGGAAGCCAACCTGTCCAACAGTGCAATGACTTATTCCTATGAACTGGCCAAATCCGAAATCATTTCGGCGGATCCCTATGAGTCCGCGTCCATGCTGACTCAAACGGAGACGCAACTTCAACTCATCTACACGCTGACCGCGCGTATGTCCCAACTCAGTCTTGCGGATTACATCTGA
- the flgK gene encoding flagellar hook-associated protein FlgK yields the protein MSISSALSNALSGLNAVSRAADVVSSNVANAMTEGYGKREIELTSQQLSRTGSGVSVVGVTRYHDPVVTGERRYANAEAALENTRADFYDSYAAAMGQADEKDSIAGRITGLETALIEAASRPDSEARLATVLDAATDVVQQINSASEGIMDTRMAADKEIAQTVDFLNSALQQVVDLNVAIQKQITQGYDANGLMDQRQILVDQISEIIPLNEVEKDNGMIALYTNGGAFLVDSKAATIGFTQTPIITPDMTVSGGALSGLTINGLDMPTSAENGPIAGGKLAGLFEVRDVLAPKAQVELDALARDLIERFQTPDADPTLSSGDAGLFTDDGLAFDALNEEGLAGRISVTALVDPDQGGDLWKLRDGLGALAEGDQGDATILNSLAEALKKSRVAASGGLTGIERSALGFAADIYSLAETNQLNAEADLTYAAARRDSLEAIEMENGVDTDQEMQRLLVIEQTYAANAKVIETIEALMDQLMRI from the coding sequence ATGAGTATTTCTTCGGCCCTTTCAAATGCCTTGAGTGGCCTGAATGCTGTGTCGCGTGCGGCGGATGTCGTGTCCTCCAACGTCGCCAATGCGATGACCGAAGGGTATGGCAAACGAGAAATCGAGTTAACCTCGCAACAACTGAGCAGAACCGGGTCAGGCGTTTCCGTCGTCGGTGTCACCAGGTATCACGATCCGGTCGTGACAGGAGAGCGGCGCTATGCGAATGCAGAAGCCGCTCTCGAAAATACGAGAGCCGATTTCTACGATTCCTATGCCGCTGCGATGGGACAGGCCGATGAAAAGGATTCCATCGCTGGACGGATCACGGGTCTTGAAACGGCTCTGATCGAAGCGGCCAGTCGCCCGGATTCCGAGGCGCGACTGGCCACGGTTCTGGACGCTGCCACAGATGTGGTCCAGCAGATCAACAGTGCGTCGGAGGGTATCATGGACACCCGGATGGCGGCGGATAAGGAAATCGCGCAGACCGTCGATTTCCTGAATTCCGCGTTACAGCAAGTCGTCGATCTCAATGTCGCAATTCAGAAACAGATCACCCAGGGTTACGATGCAAATGGCCTGATGGATCAACGCCAGATTTTGGTGGATCAAATCTCCGAAATCATCCCTCTGAATGAAGTCGAAAAAGATAACGGAATGATTGCCCTCTATACAAATGGCGGGGCATTTCTGGTCGACTCCAAAGCAGCCACCATCGGGTTTACCCAAACCCCGATCATCACGCCCGACATGACCGTTTCCGGAGGTGCCCTGTCGGGCCTGACGATCAACGGTTTGGATATGCCTACAAGCGCAGAAAACGGTCCCATTGCTGGGGGCAAGCTTGCTGGCCTTTTTGAAGTTCGGGATGTTTTGGCGCCCAAAGCTCAGGTGGAACTCGACGCACTTGCGCGCGACCTGATCGAGCGTTTCCAGACACCTGACGCCGACCCGACATTGTCATCGGGCGATGCGGGTCTGTTCACAGATGATGGTCTGGCCTTTGATGCCTTGAACGAAGAGGGCCTGGCGGGCCGAATTTCTGTAACTGCGTTAGTCGACCCGGACCAAGGGGGCGATCTTTGGAAACTTCGCGATGGGCTTGGCGCCCTTGCAGAAGGCGACCAGGGCGATGCCACCATCCTGAATTCTTTGGCGGAGGCTTTAAAAAAGTCGCGTGTGGCTGCTTCGGGCGGATTGACGGGTATCGAGCGTTCGGCGCTGGGATTTGCGGCTGACATCTATTCCTTGGCAGAGACCAATCAACTCAATGCGGAGGCGGATCTCACCTATGCCGCTGCCCGACGCGACTCTCTTGAGGCTATCGAGATGGAAAACGGTGTGGACACCGATCAGGAAATGCAGCGGCTCCTGGTGATCGAACAGACCTATGCCGCAAACGCCAAAGTGATCGAAACGATTGAGGCGTTGATGGATCAGTTGATGAGGATTTGA
- a CDS encoding flagellar hook protein FlgE, giving the protein MSISSSLNAGVAGLAANATRLATISDNIANSGTYGYKRASTDFESFVISNSANTGTYTAGGVRASTTRLIDEQGPLISTSNATDIAVADGGFLPVTTEVSLDGNMGDQPLMMTTTGSFHTDADGILKTSSGLVLLGWPAEADGSIATYARDTMTGLEPVVINSNQTAGDPTTKINLGVNLPAEGATTALPASVEYFGNLGTSEALDITFTPDLGTPNSWTMTITDTASGGVIIGEYDLVFDDTRGAGGTLSTVTPTVNNPASATYDSGAGTLALTVAGGPIEMTIGKPGDTNGLTQLSDGFAPTSITKDGSPVGNLTSVEIDDGGYITATYDTGFTRVIYQIPLVDVPNPNGLTSLGNQTYQVSPDSGSFFLWDAGDGPTGTIEGFAREGSATDVAAELTDLIQTQRAYSSNAKVIQTVDEMLQETTNIKR; this is encoded by the coding sequence ATGTCGATTTCTTCCTCTCTAAATGCCGGTGTTGCCGGCCTTGCCGCAAACGCGACACGTCTTGCCACGATTTCCGATAACATCGCCAATTCAGGGACATACGGTTACAAACGGGCCTCAACGGATTTCGAATCCTTCGTGATTTCAAATTCTGCGAACACGGGCACCTATACCGCAGGCGGTGTCCGGGCGAGCACGACTCGCTTGATCGATGAACAAGGCCCGCTGATTTCGACTTCGAATGCGACTGACATTGCGGTGGCAGATGGCGGCTTCCTTCCCGTGACCACCGAAGTTTCGCTCGATGGCAACATGGGCGATCAACCCTTGATGATGACCACCACCGGATCGTTTCATACGGATGCGGATGGTATTCTGAAAACATCCTCTGGCCTTGTTCTGCTTGGGTGGCCGGCCGAGGCGGATGGGTCCATCGCCACTTATGCACGCGACACGATGACGGGGCTTGAACCCGTGGTCATCAATTCCAACCAGACGGCCGGTGATCCGACCACCAAAATCAACCTCGGTGTGAACCTGCCCGCAGAAGGTGCGACTACCGCTTTGCCAGCTTCCGTTGAATATTTCGGCAACCTCGGTACCTCCGAAGCGCTGGACATCACTTTTACCCCTGATCTTGGCACGCCGAACAGCTGGACCATGACCATCACGGACACCGCATCCGGTGGTGTCATTATCGGCGAATATGATCTGGTGTTCGATGATACGCGCGGCGCAGGCGGCACGCTTTCGACCGTCACTCCGACCGTCAACAACCCGGCATCTGCAACCTATGATTCGGGGGCAGGCACCCTGGCTCTGACCGTTGCGGGTGGCCCGATCGAAATGACCATCGGCAAACCGGGCGACACCAATGGTCTCACCCAGCTGTCTGACGGGTTTGCGCCCACCTCGATCACCAAAGACGGTTCGCCCGTTGGTAACCTGACTTCGGTAGAGATCGACGACGGCGGCTATATCACGGCAACCTACGATACCGGTTTTACCCGCGTGATCTATCAAATCCCGCTGGTGGACGTTCCGAACCCCAATGGCCTGACCTCTCTGGGCAACCAGACTTATCAGGTATCGCCAGACTCCGGTTCCTTCTTCTTGTGGGATGCTGGTGACGGCCCGACCGGTACGATCGAAGGCTTTGCACGTGAGGGATCTGCCACCGATGTGGCCGCGGAACTGACCGACCTGATCCAAACGCAACGGGCCTATTCGTCGAATGCGAAGGTCATCCAGACTGTCGATGAGATGCTGCAGGAGACGACGAACATCAAACGTTAA
- a CDS encoding flagellar motor protein MotB: protein MSGKGNAPIIIKKKKVIAGGGHHGGAWKVAYADFVTAMMAFFLLMWLLNATTEKQRKGLADYFNPTIPVNRISGGGDGSFGGDSVFTEETLSQNGTGASNTDSGAGKTDSTEDEETAEALEAKAFAEVQELLTAFSGESMAADEAMRHIVTRVTDEGLIIELHDLDEEPLFANRTSEPSEVLSLLIEMLSEVFKIVRNEIAITGYVQSQPLVVADNPVWGLSTQRADQVRLLLEENGTPAKRIQRVTGYADRKPAVGNPMAVRNNRVEIVLLRKQPGK from the coding sequence ATGAGCGGTAAAGGGAACGCTCCCATTATCATCAAGAAAAAGAAAGTCATCGCTGGTGGCGGACACCATGGGGGTGCGTGGAAGGTGGCCTACGCTGACTTCGTGACCGCAATGATGGCCTTTTTTCTTTTGATGTGGTTGCTGAATGCGACAACGGAAAAGCAACGCAAAGGGCTTGCGGATTACTTTAATCCAACCATACCCGTGAACCGGATTTCCGGTGGCGGAGACGGCTCTTTTGGCGGAGATTCCGTTTTTACCGAGGAAACGCTGTCGCAAAACGGCACAGGTGCGTCAAATACGGACAGTGGCGCCGGAAAAACAGATTCCACGGAAGATGAAGAAACTGCGGAGGCCCTGGAAGCCAAAGCATTCGCCGAAGTGCAGGAACTTTTAACCGCCTTCAGCGGGGAAAGCATGGCGGCGGATGAGGCGATGCGCCATATCGTGACGCGAGTCACGGATGAGGGGCTGATCATCGAGTTGCATGATCTCGATGAGGAACCCTTGTTTGCAAACAGGACCTCAGAGCCTTCCGAAGTGCTGTCTTTGCTGATCGAAATGCTATCGGAAGTTTTCAAGATCGTTCGCAACGAAATTGCCATCACCGGCTATGTACAGTCGCAACCTCTGGTGGTGGCCGATAATCCGGTTTGGGGATTGTCCACCCAGCGGGCAGATCAGGTGCGGTTGCTTCTGGAAGAGAATGGCACCCCGGCGAAACGTATTCAGCGTGTTACCGGTTATGCGGACCGAAAGCCCGCTGTCGGCAACCCGATGGCGGTGCGCAACAACCGTGTTGAGATCGTTTTGCTGCGCAAACAGCCCGGCAAATAG
- a CDS encoding siderophore ABC transporter substrate-binding protein, whose amino-acid sequence MIGPILKALPAFAMGLIALPAVATDLTTVSGPVTINERPETVISFDVGTLDTLNALGVDVAGLTQPMLVPALAALDDGSRSNIGTLFEPDYEQVFALSPDLIFAGPRTAPQIAKLTQIAPTVDMSPFSDNLEDVVITQTRELGDLFGKSAEAQALTDHLSASLEELRGLTETAGKGLIVMTNGPKISAFGSGSRFGWVHSTLGIAPLIENVEAQTHGEAISFEFLHEANPDWLIVFDRTRATNGDGPKAEETLDNELVAQTTAMQKGQVIYVHPADFYIATTGVRSLQDTVDQFIAAFK is encoded by the coding sequence ATGATCGGACCTATTCTGAAAGCCCTGCCAGCATTTGCGATGGGACTTATCGCGCTTCCTGCCGTTGCGACCGACCTGACGACGGTTTCCGGCCCGGTCACCATCAATGAACGCCCAGAAACGGTGATCTCTTTCGATGTTGGCACGCTCGATACACTCAACGCCCTTGGTGTCGATGTAGCCGGTCTGACGCAGCCTATGCTTGTCCCGGCACTGGCCGCGCTCGACGATGGATCGCGCAGCAATATCGGCACTCTGTTCGAGCCCGACTACGAACAGGTTTTTGCGCTGTCCCCTGATCTCATTTTTGCAGGCCCCCGGACCGCACCGCAAATTGCGAAACTGACCCAAATTGCGCCCACTGTCGACATGAGTCCCTTTTCCGATAACCTCGAAGACGTCGTCATCACACAGACGCGCGAATTGGGCGACCTCTTTGGCAAATCCGCAGAAGCTCAGGCTTTGACGGATCACCTGAGCGCGTCTCTGGAAGAATTGCGCGGGCTGACCGAAACAGCCGGCAAAGGCCTTATCGTCATGACAAACGGTCCGAAAATCTCTGCCTTCGGCTCCGGGTCGCGCTTTGGCTGGGTGCACAGCACGCTCGGCATCGCGCCCCTGATCGAAAATGTCGAGGCGCAAACCCATGGTGAAGCGATCAGTTTTGAATTTCTGCATGAGGCCAATCCCGATTGGCTGATTGTCTTTGACCGCACCCGTGCCACCAATGGCGATGGCCCGAAGGCCGAAGAAACCCTCGACAATGAATTGGTGGCTCAAACCACAGCGATGCAAAAAGGGCAGGTGATCTACGTCCACCCCGCCGATTTCTACATCGCAACGACTGGTGTGCGTTCGCTTCAGGACACCGTCGACCAGTTCATCGCAGCGTTCAAGTAA
- a CDS encoding iron chelate uptake ABC transporter family permease subunit, translating to MLLALACVLALAVMSLFIGVANMDLSAVLQGDGEDTLILMASRIPRTISLILTGTSLAIAGLIFQMLTRNKFVEPSTAGTAESAGLGLLIAVFFFPAAPLLIKMVIAAICAIAGTLLFLQLLNRLPPHEPLLVPLVGLMLGGVIGAVGTFFAYNADLLQYLSIWTTGEFSGVLRGRYEILWVTGVLAILGYLYADQFSIIGLGHDTSVTLGLNYRTVMWLGLIIVSVITAVVVVSVGTIPFLGLIVPNIVSRIVGDNLRIAVPWAASLGAGSLLVCDMIGRVIRHPYEIPIGTIFGVLGSLVFLYLLLGRKSHAVR from the coding sequence ATGCTGCTTGCGTTGGCCTGCGTTCTCGCGCTGGCGGTGATGAGCCTGTTCATCGGCGTTGCGAACATGGATCTATCGGCCGTGCTGCAGGGTGACGGAGAAGATACGCTGATCCTTATGGCCAGTCGCATTCCGCGGACCATTTCCCTTATTCTGACCGGCACCTCGCTTGCGATTGCCGGTCTCATCTTTCAGATGCTGACTCGCAACAAATTCGTCGAACCCTCGACCGCTGGCACAGCCGAAAGCGCGGGTCTGGGTCTGTTGATTGCAGTCTTCTTTTTCCCCGCCGCGCCACTTTTGATCAAAATGGTCATTGCCGCAATTTGCGCCATCGCAGGCACCCTGTTGTTCTTGCAGCTCCTCAATCGCCTCCCCCCTCATGAGCCACTTCTGGTGCCTCTGGTCGGGCTGATGCTCGGCGGGGTGATTGGAGCGGTTGGGACGTTCTTTGCCTACAATGCGGATCTTTTGCAGTATCTGAGCATCTGGACGACGGGTGAATTTTCCGGCGTGTTACGCGGTCGCTATGAGATTCTCTGGGTGACCGGAGTGCTTGCCATACTGGGCTATCTCTATGCGGATCAGTTTTCGATCATCGGACTTGGGCACGACACATCGGTGACACTGGGGCTCAACTACAGGACCGTCATGTGGCTGGGTCTGATCATTGTTTCGGTGATCACAGCCGTTGTGGTTGTCAGCGTCGGGACAATCCCTTTTCTGGGCCTGATCGTGCCGAATATCGTGAGCCGGATCGTGGGCGACAATCTTCGCATCGCTGTGCCCTGGGCCGCCAGCCTAGGAGCAGGTTCTTTGTTGGTCTGCGACATGATCGGGCGCGTGATCCGACATCCTTATGAGATTCCGATTGGCACGATTTTTGGTGTTTTGGGATCTCTGGTGTTTC